GAAGAGGCGGGAGGTCCTGGGACTCCTTCTGGCGGAAAGCGGCTGGATCTCCCTCATTTCCGCGGCAGTCGCCGTTGTCCTGTCCATGCCCATGGTCTGGTACCTTGGCAGCGTTGGCCTGGACATTACATCCCGGATGCCGGAGAGCATCCCCGTCCCCTTCGGCGAACAGTTCTACGCCGATTTCCGGATACGCCATTTCGCCATTAGCCTTGCTGCAGCGACGCTCTCAGCCATGGTCGGAACAATCAGGCCCTCTGTAAAGGCATCCCGTCTTGTGGTCGCAGAAGCTCTGCGGGGAGGAAGAATCGCTTAAAGCTTCGACAGAACCTCCTCCAGTGAGGGAAAGGAATCCCTGCCGCCGGGTTTACTTACCGATATACCCGCGGCACAGGCGGCGAAGCGCAGGATCCGGTCAAGGTCCCAGGAGTTGAGAAGCCCGTAGGCAAAGGCGCCGTGAAAGATATCCCCCGCAGCGGTGGTATCGACGGTCGTAACGGTAAAAGCGTCGTAGCCTCCCCTCCGGTCTCCCAGGGCCCAGACACCGCCCTTCTCTCCCAGGGTAATAACGGCACAGTTGCCGTTTCGCCGCTGCAGGAGTTCAAGTGCCCTGAACACCTGTTCCGGTCCGGCGAGTTCTTCTCCCAGCATTGCAGATGCAAAAGCCGCGGATGCCACCGGATAATCCACACGCTCCACGAGTTCCCAGGTCGCGCCCCTCAGGGAACCGGCATCCAGGATTGACACGGCTTCAGGCCAGCGTTCCAGGGCCTCCCTGGCGGCCGCCAGGGAATGACCGTCGAAGAGGAGTACCTCGGGTTCACAGAGGAGCAGGTTTTCCGGCAATCTGTAGACATCTTCCGTACTCCGGTGATTGATGATACTGCGGCTGCCGCTGGTATCGTTAACCAGGATGGCGGAAACAGGAGTCGGATACCCCTCGCAGGGAAGAACTCCCCCGGTATCCACCCTGTAAGCTTTAAACTCTTCAATCAGCAGGGAACCGAAGGGATCCCGTCCCACTGGACCTGCCATGGCGACAGAGACATCCCAGTATCCCAGCAGGGCTGCGGCATTGGCTGCCGGGCCACCGCCCGATAAACTGCGGGCGGTTGCCCTGGATTTCGTATCTTCCCGGGGAAAACCGTCGACCCGGAGTATCAGGTCGACGGAGGAATGACCGATGCACAGAATTTTCAAAAAGAACCTCACTTACGGGCAGAATAAAACAGGGACACCTCAAAAAACCGCACTTTTTCCCAAACCCCGCATCATCAATATTTCCAGCGGTCCTCAACTCCTGTTCCTGCAAGAGCTTGCGGATGCTATAAAACATTACATCTTCGACTGTGGCAAAAATACCACGTTTTTAGAGGCACCCATACAAAAGCAGAAAATCCGTGTGTTTTTTAAGGATTCTGCAAAAAATCTCTTGATCATTTGCCAATTTAAAACCATTATATAGTAACTCTCGTTATAAATACAATTCAAGGAGATGGTCATGAAAAGATTGCTTTCCATTGCAATTATTTTGATTGCAGCCGTCGGGCTCTTCGCCAACGGACAGGGCGAAGATACCGTTAAAATCGGCGTTGCAGGAGCTCATTCCGGAGACCTGGCGTCCTACGGTCTTCCCTCGGTAAAAGCCGCGGAGCTCGTTGTTGAAGACTGGAACGCCAAAGGCGGAGTTCTGGGAAAACAGATCGAGCTGGTTATTGAGGACGATCAGTGCAAACCCGAGGTTGCAACCAACACCGCCGCAAAGCTGGTTGGCGAGCAGGTGGTCGGCGTTATAGGTCATATCTGTTCCGGAGCCACAAAATCCGCTCTGGGAATCTACAAGGATTCCAACATTCCGGTAATCTCTCCCTCCGCAACCAACCCGCCCCTTACCAAGAGCGGAGACTATCCCAACTTCTTCCGCACCATCGCTCCGGATGACGCTCAGGCAAAACTGGATGTGGATTTCGCGGTTGACACCCTGGGTCTCACCAAGATCGCCGTTCTCCACGACAAGGGAGATTACGGCAAGGGATTTGCCGACTTCGCCAAGGAGTACCTTGATCAGCGATCCAATGTCGAGGTAGTTGTCTACGAAGGTATCCAGGTAGGTGCCGTTGACTATTCCGCCATAATCAACAAGGTAGCAGCCTCCGGTGCCGAAGCGATCATCTACGGAGGTTATCACCCCGAAGCTTCGAAACTGGTCGGCCAGATGAGAACCCGCGGAATGGACACCATCTTCAT
The Marispirochaeta aestuarii DNA segment above includes these coding regions:
- a CDS encoding carbohydrate kinase family protein, yielding MKILCIGHSSVDLILRVDGFPREDTKSRATARSLSGGGPAANAAALLGYWDVSVAMAGPVGRDPFGSLLIEEFKAYRVDTGGVLPCEGYPTPVSAILVNDTSGSRSIINHRSTEDVYRLPENLLLCEPEVLLFDGHSLAAAREALERWPEAVSILDAGSLRGATWELVERVDYPVASAAFASAMLGEELAGPEQVFRALELLQRRNGNCAVITLGEKGGVWALGDRRGGYDAFTVTTVDTTAAGDIFHGAFAYGLLNSWDLDRILRFAACAAGISVSKPGGRDSFPSLEEVLSKL
- a CDS encoding branched-chain amino acid ABC transporter substrate-binding protein, which translates into the protein MKRLLSIAIILIAAVGLFANGQGEDTVKIGVAGAHSGDLASYGLPSVKAAELVVEDWNAKGGVLGKQIELVIEDDQCKPEVATNTAAKLVGEQVVGVIGHICSGATKSALGIYKDSNIPVISPSATNPPLTKSGDYPNFFRTIAPDDAQAKLDVDFAVDTLGLTKIAVLHDKGDYGKGFADFAKEYLDQRSNVEVVVYEGIQVGAVDYSAIINKVAASGAEAIIYGGYHPEASKLVGQMRTRGMDTIFISDDGVKDDTFIKVAQDAAEGVYASGPVDTTSNPLAVKATEDHQKKFGEDPGAFFLNAYAATQALLNAIEKAGSTEYDAIVNALRSEYVETPLGNISFDEKGDAIGVGFSVYQVQNGVYVELK